A part of Myxococcus landrumus genomic DNA contains:
- the dapB gene encoding 4-hydroxy-tetrahydrodipicolinate reductase encodes MIRIVITGITGRMGSTLLRLARDTADLRVVGATERPGSSAVGLDAGLAARLGALEVQVVDDLGRALDQAPADVVIDFTGAEVSVGHAKACAARGVAFVCGSTGFSPEGQAELAACAKAIPIVAAPNMSVGVNLVIRVAAELARVLGPGFDVEVLEAHHRMKKDAPSGTALRLAEVLASSLGRTQEDLTFSRHGQIGARPAQEIGVQTLRGGDVVGEHTVYFFGEGERIELTHRATSRDQFGLGALRAARWVVGRPPGLYDMADVLGFQRTS; translated from the coding sequence ACGCTGCTGCGGCTGGCTCGCGACACGGCGGACTTGCGGGTGGTGGGCGCCACGGAGCGGCCCGGCAGCAGCGCGGTGGGGCTGGACGCGGGGCTCGCCGCGAGGCTGGGCGCGCTGGAGGTGCAGGTGGTGGACGACCTGGGCCGCGCGCTGGACCAGGCGCCGGCGGACGTGGTCATCGACTTCACCGGCGCCGAGGTGAGCGTGGGCCACGCGAAGGCGTGCGCGGCGCGCGGCGTGGCCTTCGTGTGTGGCTCCACGGGCTTCTCTCCCGAGGGACAGGCGGAGCTGGCCGCGTGCGCGAAGGCGATTCCCATCGTCGCCGCGCCCAACATGTCGGTGGGCGTCAACCTGGTCATCCGCGTGGCCGCGGAGCTGGCGCGGGTGCTGGGGCCGGGCTTCGACGTGGAGGTGCTGGAAGCGCACCACCGCATGAAGAAGGACGCGCCCAGCGGCACCGCCCTGCGGCTGGCGGAGGTGCTGGCCTCCTCGCTGGGTCGCACGCAGGAGGACCTGACGTTCTCCCGCCATGGGCAGATTGGCGCGCGCCCCGCCCAGGAGATTGGCGTGCAGACGCTGCGCGGCGGCGACGTGGTGGGTGAGCACACCGTGTATTTCTTCGGCGAGGGCGAGCGCATCGAGCTCACGCACCGCGCCACCAGCAGGGACCAGTTCGGCCTGGGCGCGCTGCGCGCCGCGCGTTGGGTGGTGGGCCGCCCGCCGGGGCTGTATGACATGGCCGACGTGCTCGGCTTCCAGAGGACCTCATGA
- a CDS encoding fumarylacetoacetate hydrolase family protein, with product MTTARYCRFLHEGRSNHGRVEGSEVVVLSSAPWLSGAKDTGIRRSLSAVTLLVPSDASKVVCVGQNYRKHAEEMGKPVPTEPLIFIKPSTALNGPGSPIRIPKASQEVHYEAELALVIGERLKNADEMTAARAIWGLTCFNDVTARDIQKREIQHARAKGYDTFACAGPWAVTGLSPLDLQISCRVNGQVRQDSRTSDMVFSPARLVAFISQIMTLLPGDMVSTGTPSGVGKLSAGDSVEVEVEGIGTLLNPVEMEP from the coding sequence ATGACCACCGCCCGCTACTGCCGCTTCCTTCACGAGGGCCGGTCGAACCATGGCCGCGTCGAGGGCTCCGAGGTGGTGGTGCTCTCCTCGGCCCCCTGGCTGAGCGGGGCCAAGGACACCGGCATCCGCCGCTCGCTGTCCGCGGTGACGCTGCTGGTGCCCTCGGACGCGTCGAAGGTCGTCTGCGTCGGGCAGAACTACCGCAAGCACGCGGAGGAGATGGGCAAGCCCGTCCCCACCGAGCCGCTCATCTTCATCAAGCCCTCCACCGCGCTCAACGGGCCGGGCTCGCCCATCCGCATTCCCAAGGCGAGCCAGGAGGTCCACTACGAGGCGGAGCTGGCGCTCGTCATCGGTGAGCGGCTGAAGAACGCCGACGAGATGACGGCGGCTCGCGCCATCTGGGGCCTGACGTGTTTCAACGACGTCACCGCGCGCGACATCCAGAAGCGCGAGATTCAGCACGCCCGCGCCAAGGGCTATGACACCTTCGCGTGCGCGGGGCCGTGGGCGGTGACGGGCCTGTCGCCGCTGGACCTCCAGATTTCCTGCCGGGTGAACGGGCAGGTGCGCCAGGACAGCCGCACGTCGGACATGGTCTTCAGCCCCGCTCGCCTGGTGGCCTTCATCTCCCAAATCATGACGCTGTTGCCCGGGGACATGGTCAGCACGGGCACGCCCTCGGGGGTAGGGAAGCTGTCGGCCGGTGACTCGGTGGAGGTGGAGGTGGAGGGAATCGGGACGCTGCTCAATCCAGTTGAGATGGAGCCGTGA
- the folK gene encoding 2-amino-4-hydroxy-6-hydroxymethyldihydropteridine diphosphokinase: protein MSTLVYVGLGSNEGDRESHLVAALTALSRIDAVAVLHCSSLFDSAPVGPPQPRFLNAVVALECDLSPQRLLCILQQIEKDLGRKRELRWGPRTIDLDILFWEGQVVADPHLQVPHLELHKRRFALEPLVELAPELLHPVLGMTVKELLGKLAPQDVRRSEATWWPEASLPSNET, encoded by the coding sequence GTGAGCACCCTTGTCTACGTTGGATTGGGCTCGAACGAGGGGGACCGCGAGTCCCACCTCGTCGCCGCCTTGACCGCGCTGTCCCGCATCGACGCGGTGGCGGTGCTTCATTGTTCCTCGCTCTTCGACAGCGCGCCCGTGGGGCCGCCGCAGCCACGCTTCCTCAACGCGGTGGTGGCGCTGGAGTGTGATTTGTCGCCCCAGCGCCTGCTGTGCATCCTTCAGCAGATAGAGAAGGACCTGGGCCGCAAGCGCGAGCTGCGGTGGGGGCCTCGCACCATCGACCTGGACATCCTCTTCTGGGAGGGGCAGGTGGTCGCGGACCCGCACCTCCAGGTGCCGCATCTGGAGCTGCACAAGCGTCGCTTCGCGCTGGAGCCGTTGGTGGAGCTGGCGCCTGAATTGCTGCACCCCGTGTTGGGGATGACGGTGAAGGAGCTCCTCGGGAAACTCGCCCCGCAGGATGTCCGGCGGAGTGAGGCCACGTGGTGGCCCGAAGCGAGCCTTCCGAGCAACGAGACATGA
- a CDS encoding tetratricopeptide repeat protein has product MNLPLALATFALLSAEPPSSLPPGHPPVPPGTQVSPATPSAAQGGALPQGHPAVEGAAPSAGMPTGPLPSGHPPLSGTGKAPPSAEELLKQLDSTEGLKDREKTFEIASSLGRLYYLNGRNAEAITYLQQAESRAKPVRDVFLAQRKKLGKAPLATAEAAGCGFTPGQALESLSAVVQERAKKGDAAGAAACARAALEPSLDVGVMRANAHFLAGDSAAALVAYGAVLEVEPKHEEALFGRSALLFETKGEDLAALKQAKEGFEAVQASRPESSRAAAAKRLAGLVDETVKAGGRAKLLASRAEDRRIRLSQAPTGPAQDAPRPLTQEMVDSVKNTERTPELEQGLAKLVEEGEEHLSKGRFKEALANYTRVVPFQPDNGRAKAGMAWALVSLEREMAPRVWGVAIQTAPAAVEALGDTLKSKGDEKGAKALWRKLAADAPSFNTAGLQAKLSQ; this is encoded by the coding sequence ATGAACCTCCCCCTGGCCCTGGCCACCTTCGCGCTGCTGAGCGCCGAGCCCCCTTCTTCGCTGCCCCCTGGTCACCCGCCTGTCCCCCCGGGGACCCAGGTGTCGCCCGCCACGCCGTCCGCGGCTCAAGGTGGCGCGCTGCCGCAAGGCCATCCCGCCGTGGAGGGCGCGGCGCCTTCCGCGGGGATGCCGACGGGGCCGTTGCCCTCGGGGCACCCGCCGCTGTCGGGCACGGGCAAGGCGCCGCCGTCCGCGGAGGAGCTGCTCAAGCAGCTCGACTCGACGGAGGGGCTGAAGGACCGCGAGAAGACGTTTGAAATCGCGTCGTCGCTGGGGCGCCTCTACTACCTGAATGGCCGCAACGCGGAGGCCATCACGTACCTGCAGCAGGCGGAGTCTCGCGCGAAGCCGGTGCGTGATGTGTTCCTCGCGCAGCGCAAGAAGCTGGGCAAGGCGCCGCTCGCGACGGCGGAGGCCGCGGGGTGTGGCTTCACGCCGGGGCAGGCGCTGGAGTCGCTGAGCGCGGTGGTGCAGGAGCGCGCGAAGAAGGGCGACGCGGCTGGGGCCGCGGCGTGTGCTCGCGCGGCGCTGGAGCCCTCGCTCGATGTCGGGGTGATGCGCGCCAACGCGCACTTCCTGGCCGGAGATTCGGCGGCCGCGCTGGTGGCGTATGGCGCGGTGCTGGAGGTGGAGCCCAAGCACGAGGAGGCGCTGTTCGGCCGCTCCGCGCTCTTGTTCGAGACGAAGGGCGAGGACCTGGCGGCGCTGAAGCAGGCGAAGGAAGGGTTCGAGGCGGTGCAGGCGTCGCGTCCGGAGTCGTCGCGTGCGGCGGCGGCGAAGCGGCTGGCGGGGCTGGTGGACGAGACGGTGAAGGCGGGCGGCCGGGCGAAGCTGTTGGCGTCGCGCGCGGAGGACCGCCGCATCCGGTTGTCGCAGGCGCCGACGGGCCCCGCGCAGGATGCGCCGCGTCCGCTGACGCAGGAGATGGTGGACTCGGTGAAGAACACCGAGCGCACGCCGGAGCTCGAGCAGGGCCTGGCGAAGCTGGTGGAGGAGGGCGAGGAGCACCTGTCGAAGGGTCGCTTCAAGGAGGCGCTCGCCAACTACACGCGCGTGGTGCCGTTCCAGCCGGACAACGGCCGCGCGAAGGCGGGCATGGCCTGGGCGCTGGTGAGCCTGGAGCGTGAGATGGCGCCGCGAGTGTGGGGCGTGGCCATCCAGACGGCGCCCGCCGCGGTCGAGGCACTGGGCGATACGCTCAAGTCCAAGGGCGACGAGAAGGGCGCCAAGGCGCTGTGGCGGAAGCTGGCCGCGGACGCGCCCTCGTTCAACACGGCGGGGCTCCAGGCCAAGCTGTCGCAGTAG
- a CDS encoding KpsF/GutQ family sugar-phosphate isomerase has translation MPRSSRAAAKKPRLRALPGRSTPAPSSEPDDEALLAYARDVLEVEARAVLGATAGLGQPFVRAARLVRACAGQVIVTGMGKAGHIGQKLSATLASTGIRSVFLHPAEAVHGDLGRVARGDVILAMSNSGATEELLRLLPAFKRMATPVIALTGDTNSALAKGADVVLDIGRIEEACPMGMVPTASTAALHALGDALVMAVMRSRTFGTDEYALLHPGGKLGRSVQRVFELMRTGDTNPLVRDTATLTEVVGVMTKTPGRPGAACVVDRKGRLVGIFTDGDLRRRVEQGRTDFTVSVREVMGKNPRCVTPETLVMAATAQMRELKVDQLPVVDAEGRAVGLLDVQDLLAAKFV, from the coding sequence ATGCCTCGTTCCTCCCGCGCCGCCGCCAAGAAGCCCCGTTTGCGAGCCCTCCCCGGTCGCTCCACTCCGGCCCCCTCGTCCGAGCCGGACGACGAGGCGCTGCTCGCGTACGCGCGGGACGTGCTGGAGGTGGAGGCACGCGCGGTGCTGGGTGCCACGGCGGGGCTGGGTCAGCCCTTCGTGCGCGCGGCGCGGCTGGTGCGTGCATGTGCGGGTCAGGTGATTGTGACGGGCATGGGGAAGGCGGGCCACATCGGCCAGAAGCTCTCCGCCACGCTCGCCTCCACGGGCATCCGCTCGGTGTTCCTGCACCCCGCGGAGGCGGTGCACGGGGACTTGGGGCGCGTGGCGCGCGGGGATGTCATCCTCGCGATGTCGAACAGCGGCGCCACGGAGGAACTCCTGCGGCTGCTCCCCGCCTTCAAGCGCATGGCCACGCCGGTCATCGCGCTGACGGGGGACACGAACAGCGCGCTCGCGAAGGGCGCCGACGTAGTGCTGGACATCGGCCGCATCGAGGAGGCGTGCCCCATGGGCATGGTGCCCACCGCGTCCACCGCCGCGCTGCATGCGCTGGGGGATGCGCTCGTCATGGCGGTGATGCGCTCGCGCACCTTCGGCACGGACGAGTACGCGCTGCTTCACCCGGGTGGGAAGCTGGGGCGCTCCGTGCAGCGCGTCTTCGAGCTGATGCGCACGGGGGACACCAACCCGCTGGTGCGCGACACGGCGACGCTGACGGAGGTGGTGGGCGTGATGACGAAGACGCCGGGCCGTCCGGGCGCGGCGTGCGTCGTGGACCGCAAGGGGCGGCTGGTCGGCATCTTCACCGACGGAGACCTGCGCCGCCGCGTGGAGCAGGGCAGGACGGACTTCACGGTGTCGGTGCGCGAGGTGATGGGGAAGAACCCGCGCTGCGTGACGCCGGAGACGCTGGTGATGGCCGCCACCGCGCAGATGCGCGAGCTGAAGGTGGACCAGCTCCCCGTGGTGGACGCAGAGGGCCGCGCCGTGGGCTTGCTCGACGTGCAGGACCTGCTCGCCGCCAAGTTCGTCTGA